ATATGCGGCGGTTTGTTTTGGATCTCTTCTCCTTGAAAACAAATCGAACCCTCGGTGACTTTGGCATTATCCAAACCTAAAAATCCGGATATGGCCCGAAGGATCGTTGTCTTTCCGGCACCATTCGTTCCCAATAGGGCCACAATCTGATTGTCGCCGATATTCAAAGAAATGCCCTGAATGGCGGTAATGACGTGATGATAAACGACCTCCATTTTTTCTATTTGGAGCAGCAGCCTGTCATTCACGGCCATCACCCTCTCTAGAGGTTCAATCATGGCCTATTTCCCCACGGGTTTGTGTTTAAAGGGCCAGAGGATAAAATAATCTCTTAGGCGTCTCCAGATGCCGGCCAACCCGCTGGGTTCCAGTATCAGAAATATAATCATCACCAACCCAAAACTGGCGTATTTGATGGCGAACATGTATGTGGTTAATCTGGAAGGTATGGCAAAAATATTCACTAATGCGTCTATGGCGTAGGGAAGTAAAACCACGAAACCCGTCCCCAAGATAGCGCCTAAAATAGATCCCAATCCGCCAATAATGATCATGGCCATATACTCAATAGTCATGAGCATAGAAAAGGCTTCCACCGAAACAAACCCGCGGTAGTAAGCCAAAAGACAACCGGCCAGGCTGGTCAGGACGGAACTGACCACAAAAGCCAATACCTTATAGTAAGAGACATTAATCCCAAACGACTCAGCGGCAATATCTCTGACGCGGACAGCGATCCAGGCCCTCCCGGTCCGCGAACGAATGAGGTTAATCGCCAAAAGAACAACTAAAACGTCAACAATCAACAGGAAGAAATACCAGAATCGAGGATCTTCCAGTCGCAGGGTTCCGATGGATGGGGGATCCAGCACGACTCCTGAAGCTAAGCCCCTCTTCGTTTCATATTCGGACCCGAAAAAAGTCACAATGAAATGGAGAGATAAGGTACTCAGGGCTAAATAAAGCCCCTTCAAACGTAAGGAAGGGAGACCAAAAATAATTCCCAAAAGGCCGCCGGTTACGGCTGAAGCCGGGAAAGTGATGAAAAAAGGGGCCTGAAGCTCTTTAAATAGTATGGCCGTGGTGAAGGCCCCGGCGGCAATCAAACCCGCATGGCCAAGGGAAATTTGACCGGCATATCCCGTTAAGATCATCAGTGCCACGGAGCCAATCAGGGCCAAGAGAACCTGATTAGCGAGGTCGAGAAAAAAAGTGGAAGCCAGAAAGGGGAGCACAACTAAAGCGGCCAGTAATAAGAGAAGGGCGACCCAGCGCGGCTTGGTTTCCACGATAGTTAAATCTTTGGCATAGCTGGTTTTAAAGTATCCGCTGGAAAAGGCCATTTCAGACTCTCTCCAATTCTTCTTTGGTCCCGAACAATCCCCAGGGGCGGATCAGGAGCATGGCCACCAAGACGGCAAAAGGAGCCACATCGCTGGCCTGGGGGCTGATATAGTTTATGGCTAAGATTTCAGCCGTGGCCACCAACAGGGCAGCCGGAATGACCCCACTCAGACTGTCTAACCCGGCGACGAGGACTACCGGAAAGGCTTTTAAACCAATGATAAACATTCCCGGATCCAGCCCGGAATCGCAAGCTTGGATCATACCGGCTAGACCTCCGATAGAAGTGGCTAAGCCCCAGGCCAGGGCGTAATATTTGTGGATGGCAATTCCCCTTTGGGAGGCCAATAACGGATTTTCTCCCACGGCCCTCATTTTTATTCCCCAGCGGGTGTATTTGATGCCAAAGGTCAAGATCAAAAATACCCCCAGGGCACTGGCTACTTTAACTAACCCGAAAGTGGGTATCTGAGCCCCCCCGATAAATTGGAAAGAAGAGGCTCTGATACCCATGTATTGAAGTGGAAACCAGGATTGCGAGGTCCAGGTCAGGGTAATCAATCCCCTGAGGAGGATACCCAGGGAAATAGTGACCAAAACAGCGGTGAAAACAGACTCACCGGTCATTAGACGCATCAAAACAAAATAGATGACCAAGCCCAAAGCCAAGAGGAGGATGAAGGCCAGAAGGAAGGAAGTCAGGGGGGAAACGGTCATCCCCATGATGACGATGGTCAGCAGAAAATAACCTCCCAAGGACATTAACTCCCCATGGGCCAAGTTTAATACCCGGCTGACCTGATAGATAAGCACATAGCCATAGCCGATCAGGCAATATAAAGAGGCTAAGACCACTATGTTCACAATAAGCTGCATAGGCTTTATTTAACGGTATAAGGTGTCCACTCTTTGACATGAACGACCTTTTTCTGGTTTGAGGACCATTTATAGGCCCGATAATAATTCACCGTCCTGAAGTGGTTGTTTGGGGTCCAGACTAAAGGGCCCCCGCGAAGTTCTTTCATATCCAGATTGAGTTGATTCATGGCCGCCTTTACTTTCTCCGGGGTTCCCGGCCAGGAGGTCTTTTTCAAAACTTCTTCTAAGACCATGGCCGCTAACCATCCTTCGGTGAGTTGGGTATAGGGATAAATCGTTTTTTCTTTGGCCGCCGTATTGCGGATCTTTTGATGGGTTGATGTATTATCAGCGAAAAGGCCGTTTGCTCCGAAGACAAAGAAATCATCATCCTTAAGCCGTTCCAATTCCTCTTCGGCTTGAATATGGGCAAAGGCCAGATATTTTCCTTTCCAACCCAGTTTACGCAAAGCCTCGAAGGTTTTTACCTGGGTGGCCCAGGGAGCCCAGGAGTATACCCAGTTAGCCCCTGCATTTTTAATCTTGGTGGCAAAAGGAATGAAGTCCGGGGTTGTGGGAGGAATCGCTTCTTTCTCAACCACGACGAAACCCAAAGGACCAGCCAGTGTCTCAGCAAAATCGATTTCCCCACGGGAGATAGGGATATTCATGGAGACCAGCCCAAGCTTGACCGGTTCTTTGGCCTGCTCTTTTATGAAGGACATGGCAAATCGGCTATCGTACTTGGAGGCAAATCCTGATGAACAGAACTGGATGTCGTCGGCATTGGGCGGGTACACTTCATTCGGACAGACCGCTCCCGCAAAAAAAATCGGAACATTATATCGCTTAGCGGTCTGAATCATTGGCGCATAGGTACTGGATAAGCTGGCATTCATCAGTAGGATGACCTTATCTTGGGTGATCAATTTTTTAGCATCAGAGGCAGCTTTGGAAGGCTCGGCGGCATTGTCTTCGAAAATGATCTTCACCGGATGTCCGTTAATCCCACCCTTGGCATTTACTTCTTTAAAATAGACATCCAGGGCATCTTTTACCGGTGCATAGATTTCAGAACCCCGCCCGGTGATGGCCATGCTGATTCCGACCACATAAGGCTCCTGGGCCAAAGTAAGCCGGAAAGACAGAAGGATGCCGATAACAACCATACCCCATATCCGTAATTTTTTCCCACTCATGGTTCCCTCCTTACAAATATTTATTGGTTAGGTTAAAACATCACCGATTTCTGAAGCGACCAATCTTTCTTCCTGACTGTCATACATGGATTCAATCAAGGTTTGAAACTTGGAATACATCAGTTGCCGTTTGACCTTGCGCGTCGGGGTAACGGGCTCGTCCTCTTCCTCCGGATTCAATTCCTTGGGGATTATTCT
This sequence is a window from Deltaproteobacteria bacterium. Protein-coding genes within it:
- a CDS encoding ABC transporter substrate-binding protein — translated: MSGKKLRIWGMVVIGILLSFRLTLAQEPYVVGISMAITGRGSEIYAPVKDALDVYFKEVNAKGGINGHPVKIIFEDNAAEPSKAASDAKKLITQDKVILLMNASLSSTYAPMIQTAKRYNVPIFFAGAVCPNEVYPPNADDIQFCSSGFASKYDSRFAMSFIKEQAKEPVKLGLVSMNIPISRGEIDFAETLAGPLGFVVVEKEAIPPTTPDFIPFATKIKNAGANWVYSWAPWATQVKTFEALRKLGWKGKYLAFAHIQAEEELERLKDDDFFVFGANGLFADNTSTHQKIRNTAAKEKTIYPYTQLTEGWLAAMVLEEVLKKTSWPGTPEKVKAAMNQLNLDMKELRGGPLVWTPNNHFRTVNYYRAYKWSSNQKKVVHVKEWTPYTVK
- a CDS encoding branched-chain amino acid ABC transporter permease, whose translation is MNIVVLASLYCLIGYGYVLIYQVSRVLNLAHGELMSLGGYFLLTIVIMGMTVSPLTSFLLAFILLLALGLVIYFVLMRLMTGESVFTAVLVTISLGILLRGLITLTWTSQSWFPLQYMGIRASSFQFIGGAQIPTFGLVKVASALGVFLILTFGIKYTRWGIKMRAVGENPLLASQRGIAIHKYYALAWGLATSIGGLAGMIQACDSGLDPGMFIIGLKAFPVVLVAGLDSLSGVIPAALLVATAEILAINYISPQASDVAPFAVLVAMLLIRPWGLFGTKEELERV
- a CDS encoding branched-chain amino acid ABC transporter permease, producing MAFSSGYFKTSYAKDLTIVETKPRWVALLLLLAALVVLPFLASTFFLDLANQVLLALIGSVALMILTGYAGQISLGHAGLIAAGAFTTAILFKELQAPFFITFPASAVTGGLLGIIFGLPSLRLKGLYLALSTLSLHFIVTFFGSEYETKRGLASGVVLDPPSIGTLRLEDPRFWYFFLLIVDVLVVLLAINLIRSRTGRAWIAVRVRDIAAESFGINVSYYKVLAFVVSSVLTSLAGCLLAYYRGFVSVEAFSMLMTIEYMAMIIIGGLGSILGAILGTGFVVLLPYAIDALVNIFAIPSRLTTYMFAIKYASFGLVMIIFLILEPSGLAGIWRRLRDYFILWPFKHKPVGK